Proteins encoded within one genomic window of Elusimicrobiota bacterium:
- a CDS encoding glutamate synthase-related protein, producing the protein MKSNIISDFTVKRDENKCIKCEVCVRQCGFECHQYDKEHDVVLTDETKCAGCQRCVTYCPTNALEIKPRDLGYRTNYNWSKERITDIIKQAETGGMILTGMGSDKPHPVYWDKLLLNASQVTNPSIDPLREPMELRTYIGRKPDQLEIKDREVITQLAPNFRIEMPVMFSAMSYGAVSLNTMESLARAATEFGTTFNTGEGGLPTELRKYGKNAVVQCASGRFGLDVEYLNTGIMVEIKIGQGAKPGIGGHLPGEKVTQKVAETRMIPQGSDAISPAPQHDIYSIEDLSMLICALKEATNYTKPISVKIAAVHNAAAIASGIVRAGADVVVIDGIRGSTGAAPKVIRDNVGIPVELALAAVDTRLRKEGIRNHASIIIAGGIRSSSDVVKAIALGADAVYIGTAALIAMGCALCQKCYTGTCNWGICTQDPYLTKRLNPDIASRRLVNLLRAWEHEIKEMLGGMGINSIESLRGNRLHLRGVDLHKWELDILEVEGAGN; encoded by the coding sequence ATGAAGAGTAATATAATCTCAGATTTCACGGTAAAACGTGACGAAAATAAATGTATTAAATGCGAGGTTTGTGTCCGCCAGTGCGGGTTTGAGTGCCATCAGTACGACAAAGAACATGATGTCGTGCTTACTGACGAAACAAAATGTGCTGGGTGTCAAAGATGCGTTACGTATTGCCCGACAAATGCATTGGAGATAAAACCGCGGGATTTAGGTTATCGCACAAATTATAACTGGTCTAAAGAACGGATCACCGATATTATCAAACAGGCGGAAACAGGCGGAATGATTCTTACTGGAATGGGAAGCGATAAGCCGCATCCGGTTTACTGGGATAAACTGTTACTGAACGCCAGCCAGGTTACCAACCCGTCCATAGACCCTTTACGCGAACCAATGGAGTTACGTACTTATATCGGGAGGAAGCCGGATCAACTGGAAATAAAGGATCGGGAAGTAATAACTCAACTTGCACCAAATTTTAGAATAGAAATGCCTGTAATGTTTTCCGCAATGTCCTACGGTGCGGTAAGCCTTAACACTATGGAATCCTTAGCCCGTGCAGCAACGGAGTTTGGAACGACGTTTAATACCGGTGAAGGCGGGTTACCTACTGAATTACGGAAATACGGAAAAAATGCGGTTGTCCAATGCGCATCAGGACGGTTCGGGCTTGACGTAGAATATCTTAATACCGGAATAATGGTAGAAATAAAAATCGGGCAGGGAGCAAAACCCGGGATCGGCGGGCATTTACCCGGGGAAAAAGTAACACAAAAAGTTGCAGAAACACGGATGATTCCACAGGGATCGGATGCGATTTCACCTGCGCCGCAGCATGATATTTATTCGATTGAAGACCTTTCAATGCTTATCTGCGCGTTAAAAGAAGCGACGAATTATACAAAACCAATTTCTGTAAAAATCGCAGCCGTGCACAACGCTGCTGCGATTGCCAGCGGGATTGTACGTGCCGGTGCTGATGTTGTGGTAATTGACGGTATCCGCGGTTCTACAGGCGCCGCACCGAAAGTTATCCGTGATAACGTCGGGATTCCGGTTGAGCTCGCATTAGCGGCGGTGGATACACGGTTGAGGAAAGAAGGTATACGTAATCACGCGTCAATCATTATCGCAGGGGGGATACGGAGCAGCAGCGATGTAGTTAAAGCAATTGCATTAGGCGCGGATGCTGTGTATATAGGCACAGCAGCGCTGATCGCAATGGGATGCGCATTATGCCAAAAATGTTATACCGGTACCTGCAACTGGGGTATCTGCACACAAGATCCGTATCTCACAAAACGGTTAAACCCGGATATCGCGTCACGCAGGCTAGTTAACCTTCTCCGCGCATGGGAGCATGAGATTAAAGAAATGCTGGGAGGTATGGGTATAAATTCTATTGAAAGTTTGCGGGGTAATCGCCTGCACCTACGCGGGGTGGACCTACATAAATGGGAGCTCGATATACTCGAAGTGGAAGGAGCTGGAAATTAA
- a CDS encoding glutamine synthetase family protein has product MKKIKKEINGKKAEAVVKACYDNDIKFIKLWFTDILGFLKSFSITKEELEKAFTEGMGFDGSSIQGFTRIDESDMIAIPDPDTLSTIPWRPTENGVVRMFADIYNPDRTPFEGDPRYILKRNLEYAKEKFGYDHFYVGPELEYFYFKNSSGTELLDKGGYFDLTPRDEAIDLRRDTVLALEQMGIKVEYCHHEVAPSQHEIDLRYTDALRMADNVMTYRLVVKEIAYQHDVYATFMPKPLIGQNGSGMHTHMSCFKGSKNAFFDPKGQYFLSKDAQQFVAGLLKYVPESTTILNQWVNSYKRLVTGYEAPVYLSWAQRNRSDLIRVPMYKPGKEHATRIELRSPDPSCNPYLTFAVLLRAGLKGMEEKLVVPEPVEENVYHMPEAERKRRKIGMLPGSLYEALQLTEKSQLVKETLGDHVFTEFVENKKVEWDNYRKFVTNYELEKYLPIL; this is encoded by the coding sequence ATGAAGAAAATAAAAAAAGAGATCAATGGGAAAAAGGCTGAAGCCGTTGTAAAAGCGTGTTATGACAACGATATTAAGTTTATAAAACTTTGGTTTACCGATATTCTCGGGTTCCTGAAGAGTTTTTCTATAACAAAAGAGGAACTTGAGAAAGCGTTTACCGAAGGTATGGGGTTTGACGGGTCGTCTATTCAAGGGTTTACCCGTATCGACGAAAGTGATATGATTGCGATCCCTGACCCGGATACGTTATCGACAATACCTTGGCGGCCGACGGAGAACGGCGTGGTGCGTATGTTCGCGGATATCTATAACCCTGACCGTACACCGTTTGAAGGCGATCCGCGGTACATACTTAAACGCAACCTCGAGTATGCAAAAGAAAAGTTTGGGTATGACCATTTCTATGTCGGGCCGGAACTTGAATATTTTTATTTCAAAAATTCAAGCGGAACCGAACTTCTGGATAAAGGCGGATATTTTGACCTTACCCCGCGGGATGAGGCGATAGATTTACGCCGTGATACAGTTCTTGCGCTTGAACAAATGGGGATTAAGGTTGAGTATTGCCATCACGAAGTCGCACCGAGCCAGCACGAAATTGACCTTAGGTATACCGATGCGCTGCGGATGGCAGATAATGTTATGACCTACCGGCTGGTAGTAAAGGAAATAGCGTATCAACATGATGTTTACGCAACATTTATGCCCAAACCTTTGATTGGACAGAACGGGTCCGGGATGCACACGCATATGTCGTGCTTCAAGGGTAGTAAAAACGCGTTTTTTGATCCTAAAGGACAGTATTTCTTGTCAAAAGATGCACAGCAGTTTGTTGCTGGGTTGCTTAAATACGTACCAGAATCAACAACGATTCTTAACCAATGGGTAAACTCGTATAAACGATTAGTAACGGGATACGAAGCGCCAGTATATCTTTCATGGGCGCAACGGAACCGGTCCGACCTTATCCGCGTGCCAATGTATAAACCCGGAAAAGAGCATGCGACACGTATTGAGTTACGTTCACCTGATCCTTCATGCAATCCATACCTCACGTTTGCCGTGTTATTACGCGCGGGGCTTAAGGGAATGGAGGAAAAACTTGTTGTTCCTGAACCTGTAGAAGAAAATGTGTATCATATGCCCGAAGCGGAACGTAAACGCCGGAAGATCGGGATGTTGCCCGGGAGTTTATACGAAGCACTGCAGTTAACTGAAAAAAGCCAGTTGGTGAAAGAAACGTTGGGTGATCACGTGTTCACTGAATTCGTGGAAAACAAAAAGGTTGAGTGGGACAATTACCGTAAGTTCGTTACAAATTACGAACTTGAGAAGTACTTGCCAATACTGTAG
- a CDS encoding SUMF1/EgtB/PvdO family nonheme iron enzyme gives MKRLNQIFRNSIFSVLIVSTVFSYVYPSGLHIGLPSAARENVNTLSDQQQFYRTLSSPTNLQVIVLSASQIRLMWKDNSNNEYGFIIERKEGVNGTYAQVGTVGANVAKYDDTGLTEGTQYYYRVRSYNGDHDSIPTSEESVTPATIPDGMVMVPAGNFNVRINIGEIIVDSIDAACVNNGFEDERTFYPSGSYYGRGYHRASGISGGTLNVVWNIVVPVTGNYNVYGWWAAGTNRASNAPYIITHASGTFTYLANQQANNGSWMKFGTYQFNKGTTTIVQTNNANGYVLADAVRLLNADPNSIYSIQPVYLSSFFIDKYEVTNEQYKQFIDTGGYSNSTYWSTDGWAWKNNLTQPSYWTDTTYGYTAVNGPRLPVVGVSWYEADAYARWAGKRLPTEAEWEKAARGTDLRAYPWGDTWYVNYCNWYDNSGKQDGYSKTAPVGIYESGQSLYGCYDLAGNVSEWCSDWFGASYPWVYINPTGPASGTNKILRGGSYASTSAACKADVRSCADYKIRETTIGFRCVK, from the coding sequence ATGAAAAGGTTGAATCAAATATTTAGAAATAGTATTTTTTCTGTTTTAATAGTATCAACAGTATTCTCATATGTCTATCCCTCGGGATTACATATCGGCTTGCCGTCGGCTGCTCGGGAAAATGTAAATACCTTATCCGACCAACAACAGTTTTATCGTACATTATCGTCACCCACAAATCTTCAGGTAATAGTGTTGTCGGCGTCTCAAATACGGTTAATGTGGAAAGATAATTCCAATAACGAATACGGATTTATCATTGAACGTAAGGAAGGTGTTAACGGTACTTATGCTCAGGTAGGAACCGTCGGGGCGAATGTTGCTAAATACGACGACACTGGATTGACGGAAGGTACTCAATACTATTACCGTGTGCGTTCGTACAACGGAGATCATGATTCTATACCTACCTCCGAAGAAAGTGTGACACCCGCGACTATACCGGACGGAATGGTGATGGTACCTGCGGGAAATTTTAACGTCAGAATAAACATTGGCGAGATAATAGTTGATAGCATTGACGCGGCATGTGTAAATAATGGATTTGAGGATGAACGCACTTTCTATCCATCAGGAAGTTATTATGGTAGGGGGTATCACCGAGCTTCTGGCATTTCTGGTGGGACACTGAATGTTGTTTGGAACATCGTTGTCCCGGTTACCGGTAATTATAATGTTTATGGTTGGTGGGCTGCCGGGACAAACCGTGCGTCTAATGCGCCGTATATTATTACCCATGCATCGGGGACGTTTACTTACCTTGCTAATCAACAGGCAAATAATGGTTCTTGGATGAAATTTGGCACATATCAGTTCAACAAAGGGACAACGACAATCGTTCAGACTAATAATGCAAATGGATACGTCCTGGCAGACGCTGTGAGGTTGCTTAACGCTGACCCGAACAGTATTTATTCAATTCAACCAGTATATCTTTCCTCGTTTTTCATAGATAAATACGAAGTAACAAATGAGCAATATAAGCAATTCATAGATACCGGTGGGTATAGTAATTCAACATACTGGTCAACTGACGGATGGGCATGGAAGAATAACCTAACACAACCAAGTTATTGGACGGATACAACCTATGGTTATACCGCAGTGAATGGACCGAGGTTGCCGGTGGTAGGCGTGAGTTGGTATGAAGCCGATGCGTATGCAAGATGGGCGGGGAAACGGTTGCCAACAGAAGCAGAATGGGAGAAAGCCGCACGTGGAACGGATTTACGCGCCTATCCTTGGGGTGATACGTGGTATGTTAATTACTGCAATTGGTACGACAATAGTGGGAAGCAGGACGGATATAGTAAAACTGCGCCGGTGGGAATTTACGAGTCAGGGCAAAGTTTGTACGGATGTTATGACTTAGCGGGAAATGTTTCAGAATGGTGCAGTGATTGGTTTGGGGCATCATATCCCTGGGTGTATATCAATCCCACAGGTCCTGCGTCCGGTACCAATAAAATTCTCCGCGGCGGTTCGTATGCGTCAACTTCTGCTGCATGCAAGGCAGATGTTCGGAGTTGTGCGGATTATAAAATTAGAGAAACAACGATAGGCTTCCGTTGCGTGAAATAA
- a CDS encoding 4Fe-4S dicluster domain-containing protein has translation MKLNEKTEQQKKRKRIVVKEEVCIGCKLCEVWCTVEHSPVKDILKAYKRQKHERPLPKLKVQVQKPLTFAVQCRHCDEPDCQYSCITGALYIDEKDGTIRHDPDKCIGCWTCILACTRGAIQRDERTKRIASKCDFCPGRETPVCVEKCPNEAMVIVEE, from the coding sequence ATGAAATTAAATGAGAAAACAGAGCAACAAAAAAAACGGAAACGCATAGTAGTGAAAGAAGAGGTATGTATCGGTTGTAAACTATGCGAAGTGTGGTGTACCGTAGAACATTCGCCGGTAAAAGATATTCTTAAGGCGTATAAACGTCAAAAACACGAACGGCCGTTGCCAAAGCTTAAAGTACAGGTACAGAAACCGTTGACGTTTGCGGTTCAGTGCCGTCATTGCGATGAGCCTGACTGCCAGTATTCGTGTATCACCGGCGCGTTGTATATCGATGAGAAAGATGGAACGATCCGGCATGATCCCGATAAATGTATCGGGTGTTGGACCTGTATTTTAGCGTGTACCCGCGGAGCAATACAGCGGGATGAACGTACTAAACGTATCGCGTCAAAATGCGATTTTTGTCCAGGCCGCGAGACACCGGTCTGCGTAGAAAAATGTCCGAATGAAGCGATGGTTATAGTAGAAGAATAA
- a CDS encoding FAD-dependent oxidoreductase, producing MEKYKYVIIGNSAAAVGAIEGIRVNDRDGSILSISEEPRWAYSRPLISYYLNDEAVEKRMGFRGEAFYHGKKVDCLLGIKVITADLSARTLKLSNKESVGYEKLLIAVGGKPIVPEIKGSNKAGVMTFTTYADAQKLRKGITSRKNRRVVILGGGLIGLKAAEGLIEAGVKVTIVELAKHCLAPVLDETSARMVEKVFVDKGCNLYLGRTIKEIKGKNKVIGVALDDGTNLSADFVILAIGVRPRLELFEKSKELKTNRGVVVDKHLKTSVENVYAAGDVAEVYDFVIDGYRPVLIWPNAYYGGKVAGINMSGGDKEYTWATGMNAADFFGLATVSAGMIRVPENNPQEYEVITHHVPEKQVYKKFILKNGIVTGMIIINEIEPSGVILGLMRDKMDLSAVKDKLVLSDFGLAYLPEEVRKAKVNKQ from the coding sequence ATGGAAAAGTATAAGTATGTAATTATTGGTAACTCCGCTGCGGCAGTTGGTGCGATTGAAGGTATCCGCGTAAATGACCGTGACGGCAGTATTCTTTCAATTTCAGAAGAACCGCGTTGGGCGTACTCACGGCCGTTAATTTCCTACTACCTTAATGATGAAGCGGTAGAAAAACGTATGGGCTTCCGCGGGGAAGCGTTTTATCACGGGAAAAAAGTTGATTGCCTGCTTGGAATAAAAGTTATTACCGCAGATTTATCCGCACGTACACTAAAATTGTCAAACAAGGAAAGTGTTGGGTACGAAAAACTTTTGATCGCTGTCGGGGGAAAGCCTATAGTTCCCGAGATTAAAGGTTCAAATAAAGCCGGGGTGATGACGTTTACAACATATGCTGATGCGCAAAAGTTGAGAAAAGGCATTACCAGCAGAAAAAACAGGAGAGTTGTGATACTTGGCGGCGGGCTTATCGGCCTGAAAGCTGCAGAAGGATTGATTGAGGCCGGGGTGAAGGTAACTATCGTAGAACTTGCAAAACATTGTTTAGCACCGGTTTTGGACGAAACGTCAGCAAGGATGGTAGAAAAAGTTTTTGTGGATAAAGGATGTAATCTCTATCTAGGCCGCACGATAAAAGAGATTAAAGGTAAGAATAAAGTTATAGGTGTTGCACTTGATGACGGAACAAATCTTTCTGCTGATTTTGTAATCCTGGCAATAGGCGTACGTCCGAGGTTGGAACTCTTTGAAAAGAGTAAAGAGTTGAAAACTAACCGCGGCGTTGTTGTGGATAAACATTTAAAAACCTCGGTGGAGAATGTGTATGCTGCAGGTGATGTAGCAGAAGTGTATGACTTTGTTATTGACGGTTACCGCCCGGTACTTATCTGGCCGAATGCGTATTACGGCGGGAAGGTTGCCGGTATCAATATGTCCGGCGGGGATAAAGAGTATACCTGGGCGACAGGTATGAACGCCGCAGACTTTTTTGGCCTTGCAACAGTATCTGCAGGGATGATAAGGGTACCGGAAAACAATCCGCAGGAGTATGAAGTCATTACCCATCATGTTCCGGAAAAACAGGTATACAAAAAGTTTATCCTAAAAAACGGGATTGTTACCGGTATGATTATAATAAACGAAATCGAGCCATCCGGCGTGATCCTCGGACTTATGCGTGACAAAATGGACCTTTCTGCGGTAAAGGATAAACTCGTACTTTCGGATTTCGGGCTAGCATATTTACCGGAAGAGGTGAGGAAAGCGAAGGTGAATAAACAATGA
- a CDS encoding sigma-70 family RNA polymerase sigma factor, giving the protein MEFEFFIGRVYPKLVGIAKKVNTSLISVDEEDLLQEMRLHLWRIWQKGEFEDKTESYLLQGCWFYIKNYLRVVGDKTGVVSIDELVSNERLSPENIFYDNFPSIHEFVIGKIMIENVVGGSLTKREQEVLGLASDGYNLREIGTRLGISFVRVSTIKKHIYKKFES; this is encoded by the coding sequence ATGGAGTTCGAATTTTTTATAGGAAGGGTATATCCTAAATTAGTAGGGATTGCCAAAAAAGTTAATACCAGTTTAATATCTGTCGATGAAGAGGATTTATTACAGGAAATGCGCCTTCATCTATGGAGGATCTGGCAAAAAGGTGAATTTGAAGATAAAACGGAAAGCTATTTACTTCAAGGTTGCTGGTTTTATATAAAAAACTATTTGCGGGTTGTAGGTGACAAAACAGGTGTCGTCAGCATAGACGAGTTAGTCAGTAATGAACGCCTTTCTCCAGAGAATATATTCTATGATAATTTTCCGTCAATCCACGAATTTGTTATTGGAAAAATAATGATTGAAAATGTTGTTGGTGGTAGCCTGACAAAAAGGGAACAAGAAGTTTTAGGTTTAGCTTCAGACGGATACAACCTCAGGGAAATTGGGACAAGATTAGGTATTTCATTTGTTCGGGTATCAACAATTAAGAAGCATATCTATAAGAAATTTGAAAGTTGA
- a CDS encoding radical SAM protein translates to MMKNKQQFKYLYGPVSSWRLGRSVGIDLISRKTKQCSFDCTYCQLGRNENVTLTRQVFVPTTAVIAELKSFPAKDFEYYTFSGTGEPTLAKNIGPLIKWLKHNTDKQVAVLTNSTTIMRADVRKALLPADVVVLKFDAGTETVFKHINHPAKGVTFTGIIRGIQIFRKIYRGKLAVQLMFVPENVGEAKIMVNLVKTFHADEVQVNTPLRPSGAMPLPKKVLLNLKKMFGTRAISAYDKIKPRVKPVDTKSALFRRGKRLK, encoded by the coding sequence ATGATGAAAAACAAACAACAGTTCAAATATTTATACGGTCCGGTCTCCTCGTGGCGGCTGGGAAGGTCGGTAGGGATTGATCTTATCTCACGGAAAACAAAACAGTGCAGTTTTGACTGTACCTACTGTCAGTTAGGGAGAAACGAGAATGTAACGCTTACCCGTCAAGTATTTGTCCCGACTACAGCGGTGATTGCGGAACTCAAAAGTTTCCCTGCGAAAGATTTTGAGTACTATACATTCTCGGGTACCGGCGAACCTACCCTCGCGAAGAATATCGGGCCTCTAATTAAATGGTTAAAACATAATACTGATAAACAAGTTGCGGTATTGACTAACTCAACAACCATTATGCGCGCGGATGTGCGGAAAGCGTTACTCCCGGCAGACGTTGTGGTGCTTAAGTTTGACGCGGGAACGGAGACTGTATTTAAACACATTAACCACCCGGCAAAAGGTGTTACGTTCACCGGTATTATCCGTGGTATACAAATATTCAGGAAAATATACCGCGGTAAACTCGCGGTACAGCTTATGTTTGTCCCCGAAAATGTTGGGGAAGCAAAAATAATGGTAAACCTCGTAAAAACGTTTCACGCGGATGAAGTACAGGTTAATACGCCGTTGCGCCCCAGCGGAGCAATGCCGTTACCTAAAAAGGTTTTATTAAACCTAAAAAAAATGTTTGGCACCCGTGCAATTTCTGCGTATGATAAGATCAAACCCAGGGTTAAGCCTGTGGATACAAAATCCGCATTGTTCCGCAGGGGTAAACGATTGAAGTAA
- a CDS encoding zinc ribbon domain-containing protein — protein sequence MPIYEYKCADCGCEAEYLVGMGDATDTLECKKCKSTKLNKLMSVSSVKSSGSSGHVHSGGCCGTGGGDIPSCAMTGQCPMKR from the coding sequence ATGCCGATTTATGAGTACAAATGCGCGGACTGCGGGTGTGAAGCAGAATATCTTGTTGGTATGGGCGATGCAACTGATACGCTTGAATGTAAAAAGTGTAAAAGTACGAAACTTAATAAACTTATGTCCGTATCATCCGTAAAAAGTTCGGGGAGCAGCGGGCACGTACATTCCGGCGGGTGTTGCGGTACCGGCGGGGGTGATATCCCTTCCTGCGCGATGACCGGGCAGTGCCCGATGAAACGGTAA
- a CDS encoding glutamine amidotransferase family protein gives MKQEQLQLLTNPYNEGKVVNACGLFGAMNRKGKMFSGTGVIAAIANMHDRGNGLGGGFAVYGLYPEQADCYALHVMYENIRNTFPGREVAEQFINSTFDVVKAEEIPVQKTPGIVKEPLFRRYFVKPGTKKPPHQSDDDYVIEKVMAINLEIADTFVVSSGKNMGVFKGVGYPEQLAEFFLLKEYSGYLWTAHARFPTNTQAWWGGAHPFNVLDWTVVHNGEISSYGINRRYLEMYGYHCTMFTDTEVIAYATDLLARKHGLPVETVMDVFSPPVWEHIERLEEKEKKYWTALRQTYGSLLLNGPFAIIVAHQGEMIATNDRIRLRPMYAATHGDMVYISSEEASIRLIEQELDKVWIPVGGSPIISRLDK, from the coding sequence ATGAAACAAGAACAGTTGCAATTATTAACAAATCCATATAATGAAGGTAAAGTAGTGAACGCCTGCGGCCTGTTCGGCGCGATGAACCGGAAAGGTAAAATGTTTTCCGGTACCGGTGTGATAGCTGCAATCGCCAATATGCACGACAGAGGTAATGGCCTCGGGGGCGGGTTCGCGGTATATGGGTTATATCCTGAACAAGCTGACTGTTACGCGCTGCATGTGATGTACGAAAATATAAGGAATACATTCCCCGGGCGTGAAGTTGCGGAACAGTTTATAAACTCAACCTTTGACGTTGTGAAAGCAGAAGAAATTCCAGTCCAAAAAACACCGGGGATTGTTAAAGAACCTCTTTTCCGGAGGTACTTTGTAAAACCCGGGACGAAGAAGCCGCCTCACCAGTCCGATGATGATTATGTAATTGAAAAAGTTATGGCTATCAACCTTGAGATCGCAGATACGTTTGTGGTCTCCAGCGGAAAAAATATGGGTGTATTCAAAGGTGTAGGATATCCGGAACAACTTGCAGAGTTTTTTTTGTTAAAAGAATACAGCGGGTACTTATGGACTGCGCATGCAAGGTTTCCAACCAACACACAGGCGTGGTGGGGCGGGGCGCATCCTTTTAACGTACTGGACTGGACAGTTGTGCATAACGGTGAAATATCTTCTTACGGTATTAACCGCAGGTATCTTGAGATGTACGGTTATCACTGCACAATGTTTACTGATACAGAAGTTATCGCATATGCGACTGACCTTCTTGCCAGAAAACATGGTTTACCCGTAGAAACTGTGATGGACGTATTTTCTCCGCCGGTATGGGAACATATTGAACGTTTGGAGGAAAAGGAAAAAAAGTACTGGACGGCTTTACGTCAAACCTATGGTAGTTTGTTACTTAACGGTCCGTTTGCAATTATTGTAGCGCATCAGGGTGAGATGATTGCAACGAATGACCGTATACGGTTACGCCCGATGTATGCCGCTACACACGGGGATATGGTCTACATATCATCGGAAGAAGCGTCGATACGGTTAATTGAACAGGAACTTGATAAAGTATGGATTCCCGTAGGGGGAAGCCCTATAATCAGCAGGTTGGATAAGTAA
- a CDS encoding GAF and ANTAR domain-containing protein — protein MTKKKQNSTEIEEIQLLLKEKEHEIEVLRNKNTKEIEMLSQISKTVVSGRYLSEILKLIVTVTAEMMGSKICSIMLLDEKRQELAIEATQSLSEEYCTKSNLKVGESISGKAVQEETPIAVLDVTKEKDYMYPEIAKKEGLRSMLAVPMMIKNRKIGVINTYTSYEHVFTIEEIKILQSVANQAAVAIENTKLMEENIAAREALETRKLVERAKGILMKELNMDENEAHKTIHKKSMDSRKTMKDVAEAIILSNEIKRNI, from the coding sequence ATGACTAAAAAGAAACAAAATAGTACAGAAATTGAAGAAATACAACTGCTCCTGAAAGAAAAGGAACATGAGATAGAAGTTCTTAGAAACAAGAATACAAAAGAAATAGAAATGCTTTCTCAAATAAGCAAAACAGTTGTTTCCGGACGGTACCTAAGCGAAATCCTGAAATTAATTGTTACCGTCACAGCAGAAATGATGGGTTCTAAGATATGTTCAATTATGCTTCTTGATGAAAAGAGGCAGGAATTGGCAATTGAAGCTACACAAAGCCTCAGCGAAGAATATTGCACTAAATCCAATCTTAAGGTAGGGGAAAGTATTTCCGGAAAAGCTGTACAGGAGGAAACACCAATTGCTGTTCTGGATGTAACAAAAGAGAAAGATTATATGTATCCTGAGATAGCAAAAAAAGAAGGCTTGCGGTCAATGCTTGCTGTGCCTATGATGATAAAGAACAGAAAAATCGGTGTTATAAATACCTATACCAGCTATGAACATGTATTCACCATAGAAGAAATCAAGATTCTCCAGTCAGTGGCTAACCAGGCGGCAGTGGCTATTGAAAATACTAAATTAATGGAAGAAAATATTGCTGCCCGGGAAGCTTTAGAAACACGTAAATTGGTTGAACGCGCTAAAGGAATATTGATGAAAGAACTTAATATGGATGAAAATGAAGCACATAAGACAATCCATAAAAAGAGTATGGATTCCCGAAAAACAATGAAGGATGTTGCTGAGGCAATTATATTGAGTAATGAAATAAAAAGGAATATATAA